A single region of the Daphnia magna isolate NIES unplaced genomic scaffold, ASM2063170v1.1 Dm_contigs107, whole genome shotgun sequence genome encodes:
- the LOC123466636 gene encoding uncharacterized protein LOC123466636 — MPRANKLPKYALFDFNDGSVETGTSSLIDVECDGDGTSDRNFPYDVSHFVFWPHRPSKNAEEEEIVKLKQCAKILLFGNDLIQLKHYRDQLADEILPVASFGKIREKIWEKTDKPDEKINGQIQIALGSGERQSKRLKEKKYSSEETRDTSKPKTAKQSVVRKTGVKKKHDIQKSEDTLKKITEQKALFDNFDEKPSDHTFQEPVKRKRTSEFSGESTATTQLETDGVRSAGRAGSEVNKFISSPKTRKLSSSSAFSPATSDEESSDGPEKKSIS; from the exons ATGCCTCGCGCTAACAAATTGCCGAAATATGCcctttttgattttaatgATGGGTCTGTGGAAACAGGGACAAGTAGTCTGATTGACGTGGAGTGTGATGGTGATGGAACATCAGACAGAAATTTCCCGTATGATGTgtctcattttgttttctggcCGCATCGGCCATCTAAAaatgctgaagaagaagaaatagtGAAACTAAAGCAATGTGccaaaattcttctttttggtA ATGACTTGATTCAACTAAAACACTATCGTGATCAGCTCGCCGATGAAATTCTGCCAGTTGCAAGTTTTGGGAAGATCAGAGAAAAAATCTGGGAGAAAACTGACAAACCTGACGAGAAAATTAATGGCCAGATTCAGATAGCCCTAGGTAGTGGGGAACGCCAGTCTAAGagattaaaggaaaaaaagtatTCGAGTGAAGAAACCAGAGACACAAGTAAACCAAAAACAGCAAAGCAATCTGTGGTGAGAAAAACAGGCGTGAAAAAGAAGCATGACATCCAAAAAAGCGAAGAcaccttgaaaaaaattacggaGCAGAAG GCTCTTTTCGACAATTTTGATGAGAAGCCTAGCGACCACACATTCCAAGAGCCagtcaaaagaaagagaactaGTGAATTTTCGGGAGAATCGACAGCCACAACGCAATTAGAAACTGATGGTGTCCGTTCAGCA GGCAGGGCTGGCAGCGAAGTAAACAAATTCATTTCGTCTCCAAAAACTCGAAAATTGTCATCGTCTTCTGCATTTTCGCCTGCGACGAGTGACGAAGAAAGCTCTGATGGCCCTGAAAAGAAATCCATTTCTTAA
- the LOC123466640 gene encoding uncharacterized protein LOC123466640, whose amino-acid sequence MENSPTRETDHVVKFNGKTFPLWKFGCWLKLEQHNLVTIVNGTEPLPEQILNEDGEVINLEDIQDWMGRDIIARNYLVRTIEHQQQRTLINCRTAHEMWTRISAQHLQNAAENQHVLQHRFYEYQYQPNHRIMSHITEIETLASQLSDVGAPMTEIQIMTKIICTLPPSYRNFSTVWDSVPVNERTIALFTSRFLKEE is encoded by the exons ATGGAAAATTCACCAACTAGAGAAACAGATCACGTGGTTAAATTCAATGGCAAGACTTTCCCACTTTGGAAATTTGGATGCTGGCTGAAACTTGAACAGCATAATCTTGTAACCATCGTTAATGGAACTGAACCATTACCAGAACAG ATTTTAAATGAGGATGGAGAAGTCATTAATTTGGAAGACATCCAAGACTGGATGGGAAGAGATATCATCGCCCGTAATTATCTCGTACGCACGATCGAGCATCAACAGCAGAGAACGCTCATCAATTGCAGAACTGCACACGAGATGTGGACTCGTATATCGGCTCAACACCTTCAAAATGCTGCTGAGAATCAACACGTGCTGCAACACAGATTCTACGAGTATCAGTACCAACCCAATCATAGAATCATGTCTCACATCACAGAGATAGAAACTCTTGCTTCACAACTCAGTGACGTAGGCGCACCCATGACGGAGATTCAAATAATGACAAAAATTATCTGTACACTTCCCCCAAGCTACCGAAATTTCTCAACTGTATGGGACAGTGTACCAGTAAACGAGCGCACCATTGCTCTTTTCACGTCGCGTTTTCTGAAAGAAGAGTAA
- the LOC123466639 gene encoding BEN domain-containing protein 6-like translates to MNQKSSDDIQSLKDKVRYLQEENDNLKCKLKFCEKFTNVRTWIDQFIAKQKANKQLSSSSESSSDVIATVSKIDEPPRNCSEAAKLESKIDLENPLFIEAQFPITEKVIDSIPSKNKKSDKRFVAALLRLMYPEEYLATHTMGANLTGKPSMDEKELTQIIDQTLIYFNYIKLPKNEKDEKISVIRKAITTTLNNIKQKNRKK, encoded by the exons ATGAATCAAAAGTCCTCTGACGACATACAGTCCCTGAAAGATAAGGTGCGATATCTACAAGAGGAAAACGACAACCTTAAATGCAAGCTGAAGTTCTGCGAAA AGTTCACCAACGTCAGGACATGGATTGACCAATTCatcgcaaaacaaaaagcgaATAAGCAGCTGTCGTCGTCATCCGAGTCGTCATCTGACGTTATTGCCACTGTCAGCAAAATCGATGAGCCCCCTCGCAACTGCAGTGAGGCG GCTAAGTTGGAATCTAAAATCGACTTGGAAAACCCATTGTTTATCGAGGCTCAATTTCCAATAACCGAAAAGGTTATTGATAGTATCCcctccaaaaataaaaaatccgACAAACGCTTTGTCGCTGCTCTTTTACGTCTTATGTATCCGGAAGAATATCTTGCAACACACACTATGGGTGCCAACCTCACTGGTAAACCATCAATGGATGAAAAGGAACTAACACAAATAATTG ACCAAACTCTTATCTACTTTAACTACATCAAActtcccaaaaatgaaaaggacgAAAAGATTTCCGTTATTAGAAAAGCCATCACCACAACTCTGAATAACATCAAAcagaagaatagaaaaaaatag